From the genome of Streptomyces xanthophaeus:
GCGTCCTCTTCGACCGTCATGCGATCGAGGTAGGACTGGGGCACGATCCCGGCGTACGCGGCCTTCCAGCCGGTCACCCGTATCTCGGAGACAGCCGTGACATCGGCTTCGGTCATCGCTCTTACAGTCGACATCGCAGCACTGTACGAGACGCGTCATCGCTGCCACCTGCGCATTTCGAGCGGGCCGGGCAGAGCAGGTCACGATCGCAGGGACGCGGTGGCACTCCTCAGCTGATCGACATGGCGGTAGTGGATCCCGGTCAGCCCGGCCGCCTGTGCAGCGGCGACGTGTCCAGGCGTGTCGTCGATGAACAGGCACCGCTGCAGCTTCACCCCCACCGCTTGCGCCGCGGCCTCGAAGACCCGCCGATCGGGTTTGGCGAACCCGGTGCGGGCGGTGTTGACGACCGCGTCGAACGCGTCGGCCAGCCCCAGGGCGGTGAGATCGGCCTCCAGCCGCGTGGTCGCGTTCGACAGCAGGACCACCGGCACCCGGCGGCGGACCGCGGTCAGGAGTTCCAGGACAGCGGAATCGACGCGGCCGGTCAGCGCCGTCCAGCCCCTGACGAGATCCTGGGCAAGCGCTGCTGATCCGCAGGACTCGGCAAGATCGTCCGCGACGCGCCGGCGCCACTGCTCGTCACTGATCCGACCGGTGACGGCGGCATCGAGAAGCCCGGGGCGAAACGCGGCCGACGCGAGCGTGCCCTCGGCCAGTCCGGCCTTCCGATCGAGCGCGGCCATCCCATCGGGATCCCACAGGCGCAGGACCCCGTCGAAGTCGCAGAACACGGCGTCGAACGGTGCGTCACTCATGATCCAGATCCTGCCAGACGGCATCGGGAACGGTCGATCCGGAACTGCCCCGGTCGCTCAGGGGTTCATGCCGGGTCGAGTTGGTGGTCGGCCCAGACGTAGCTTTCGGGGAGCAGGCCGGTGATGGGGAGGGCCCGGGGGCGGTCGTCCGTGCCGACGATGACCTCGATGGCGGGGAAGTAGTCGAGAAGGACCTGGCGGCATCGGCCGCACGGGGGAACGATCCCCCGGTCGCGGTCGCCCACGGCGACGATGGTGTCCAGTACGTACGCGCCCTGGGCGGCCGCGGTACCGATGAGGACCAGCTCGGCGCAGGGGCCGCCGGTGAAGTGGTAGGCGTTCACGGCGGTGATGATCCGGCCGTCCCGGGCGCGGGCCGCGGCAGCCACGGTGTGGTTGTCGCCGTGGCACCGGGTGCGCGCGGTGTGCGTCGCGGCCCGGATGAGCTCGTGGTCGACGGGTTGGGGAGATGCGGTGGTCATCGGCTCTGCCTTCGTTCGGTTTCGGGTCCGACGCTGGCGCGAGTGACGGATGGTGCGCAAGCGAATATCGGGAGGGTCAATGCGGCCTAGGGGGTGTCTTGCCGATCATGCCGGGCTCGCGGGGCCTGGTGCCGCGCCTCGCCGCGTTGTCCTCGGTCGGCGACGCTCCGCGTCGCCTCCCTCGTCCGCCTTGCGATCCACGGCACCAGGCCCCGCTCCCTGATCCGGCCTGATCGACAAGACACCCCCTAGGGCCTGTCCGATAATTGATCTTGTGGCAGGTCGAGGCGAGTTGACGGATGCGACTCGGGAGCGGATAGAGCCCATGTTGCCGCAAATGGACGGGCGTGGGCGTCCGTGGCGTGACCACCGGCAGGTGGTCAACGGTGGGCTGTGGCGGTTGCGGACCGGGGGCTCCATGGCGCGATCTGCCCCAGCAGTACGGGCCCTGGCAAACCGTCTACGAGCGGTTCGCCCGCTGGGAAGCCGACGGGACCTGGGCCAGGCTGCTGGAGTACGTTCAGGTCCGTGACGACGCGGTGTGCCGGGTCGAGTGGACCGTGGCCGTCGACTCCACTGTCAATCGGGCCCACCAGCAAGCCGTCGGCGCCCGCCAAAGGGGGCCGCGAACGGGGACGAACTGGAAGACCCGGGCCGTGCGCACGGCATCCGCGTCCCCCGTGCCGGAACGGGGCGCCCTCGCGCGAGGCCGGACCGTGTGCTGGGCGACAAGGCCTGGTCAAGCAGGGCGATCCGTCGCTCGCTCCGGCATCGGGGCGTCGCCGCGACGATCCCCGAACGCCGCAACCAGGCGGGCCAACCGGCTGCGGCTCGGGAGCCACGGCGGACGATCGCCCGTATTCGACAAGGCCGTCTACCGTAGCCGCAACGTGGTCGAACGATGCT
Proteins encoded in this window:
- a CDS encoding HAD family hydrolase; the encoded protein is MSDAPFDAVFCDFDGVLRLWDPDGMAALDRKAGLAEGTLASAAFRPGLLDAAVTGRISDEQWRRRVADDLAESCGSAALAQDLVRGWTALTGRVDSAVLELLTAVRRRVPVVLLSNATTRLEADLTALGLADAFDAVVNTARTGFAKPDRRVFEAAAQAVGVKLQRCLFIDDTPGHVAAAQAAGLTGIHYRHVDQLRSATASLRS
- a CDS encoding cytidine deaminase family protein, with amino-acid sequence MTTASPQPVDHELIRAATHTARTRCHGDNHTVAAAARARDGRIITAVNAYHFTGGPCAELVLIGTAAAQGAYVLDTIVAVGDRDRGIVPPCGRCRQVLLDYFPAIEVIVGTDDRPRALPITGLLPESYVWADHQLDPA